The window AACGGGACCATGCGAGAGTATGTCTCGGGGCTGTCAAATATGTGTTACTAACCGAAGTCGAAGATGTTGGTCTGGAGACCGGCGGCCATCGTGGACTTCCGGCGGAGGTCACCCAGTGAGACGGGTAAGTAGTTGGTCACGTCGCGAACTGCACCGCCGAACGTCTCTGCATCGGCTTTGTCACCCTCGAAGGCGTGCCGAATCGACTCACGAATCTGCCAGACGCCGACCGGCCCCCAGTACTCGTCGGAGACGTGTCGAAGGACGAGCGCCTTCGCCTGCCTTCCTCGGTCGTGGAGGTGTTCGAGGACACCCAACCGAGAGGCGTGGTACGCGCCGGCCGTCTCGTTCACGTACGAGGTGCGCCCCTCGTACCCTTCGCTGTCCGCGGCGAGGTACATCCCCGCCTCAGGGTCGGGGTTCCAGACGCTTCCCGGCGCTTTCATCTCGACCAACTCGAACTCCCAGCGACCCGGCGCGAGGATGACCCAGAAGGCGTTTCCGAGGAACTCGTTTCGGTAGATTTCGACGCCGTCGATGGTCTCTGCGTGCTTGACCGTGCCACGGAGGTACTTCCCGAGTGTGTCGTCCACTGCGGTAATCGACCAGCGCGTCGGGACGAGACGGCGTTGTTGGGTCTGGCCGAGCGCACCCGCCGACAGAATCGTGTTGATGTCGTACACGTCGAACCCGCGTCGGTAGAGGTACGTCATCGCCCCCTGTGCGTTCCAGTCGTCGTCTTCGAGCGTCTTTTCTACCGCCCGTGGGACGTGTGGGTTCTCGGCGAGGTCAGCAGACCGAGCACGGGCCCGGGGACCGACGGGCGTCGCCACGTCGTCGGAGTGTGCGTCGAGGTCCAACTCGGGTTTCCCGTCGAGGCCGATTTCGACCGTGACGGGTCTGTCGGCGATGGCGACTTCGCGCTGAGTACCGAGGAATCCGTCCCACGAGTCTGCGACGTTCGTCACCTTCGTGCCGCGGTTCGAGTTGAGAAGCGACGTGCGGCGCTGGAACACGTCCGAGATACTCACGCCTTCGTCGTACCACGCGGCACTCGTCTCGAACGTGTCGGCGTCCTCGTCGTGGCCGACAGGCGAGAGGATGCCCGTCGAGACGCGCGGGTAGTTCGACCGTCCGACGAAGATGGACGGCGAGACGCCGCCGTAGAGCGAGTCGCCTTGGACCGTCTCCTCGAACCGGTCTTGAAACGTCTCGAGGTGGTCGAGGATGCCGTAGGACTTCTCTTCGGCGAGACGCCGTCGCTCGGCGCGTTCGTCTCGCTCGATGTCCATGAACTCGTCGAGCCGCATCACCGGATGTGAGTCGCCCTCAGGTATGAACCTTCGGCGACAGCGTCGTCGAGACAGGGGTGAAAACGAAGTGTGTCAGCACCCACGATGAGTGTCGCGACGGTTCTGTCGGGTACCGTGCCAATTCAGGGGGCTGAGACCAATCAGGCGTGGATGCCCATCGCTTCGATTTGTTCTTGATAGCGATTCCGGATAGTGACTTCCGTCACCTGCGCCACGTCGGCGACTTCGCGCTGAGTCTTCTTCTCGTTACAGAGCAGCGAGGCGGCGTAGATTGCGGCGGCGGCGAATCCCGTCGGTGACTTCCCCGAGAGGAGGCCTTGTTCGGCCGTCGTCTCGATAATCTCGTTCGCCTTCGACCGGACTTCCTTCGAGAGGTCGAGTTCCGACGAGAAGCGAGGGACGTACTTCTTCGGGTCGACCGGGCGCATCTCCAAGCTGAGTTCTTGGGAGACGTACCGATAGGTTCGACCAATCTCCTTTCGCTCGACGCGCGAGACTTCGGCAATCTCTTCGAGTGAGCGCGGAATCCCCTCTTTCCGACAGGCGGCGTAGAGCGTCGCGGTGGCGACGCCCTCGATGGAGCGTCCCCGAATCAGGTCTTCGTTGAGTGCACGTCGATAGATGACCGATGCGACTTCACGTACGGACCGTGGGACGCCGAGTGCGGACGCCATGCGGTCGATTTCGCTGAGGGCGAACTGCAGGTTCCGCTCGCCGGCGTCTTTGGTCCGAATGCGCTCTTGCCACTTTCGAAGACGGTGCATCTGCGACCGCTTCTCCGACGAAATCGACCTGCCGTAGGCGTCTTTGTCCTTCCAGTCGATAGTCGTCGTCAGGCCTTTGTCGTGCATCGTCTTGGTGGTCGGCGCACCGACACGCGACTTCGACTGTCGTTCAGAGTGGTTGAACGCACGCCACTCCGGGCCGGGGTCGATTCGTTCTTCTTCGATGATGATTCCTGTCTCTTCGTGGATTAACTCACCGTCCGCAGTCCGAACGACTTCGTCCGGGTCGAGGTTGTCGAGGTCTATCTCGTCTTCGTCTGTCACTTCGTCATCTTCCGACTCGCCTCCCCATCGAGTCCGGTCGTACTCGCGTTCCCGCTGGCGTGTGGGCCGTTTCATCGCATTTATATACTGTCTATGGCCTGATACTTGAAAGTTTTCCCGGCGAGAGTGACAGTCAAGATACGAACGCGGCGGCGAACGGAGCGCCTATACCGAGGCCCCAGCGAGGTGGTGGTATGCCGACGGTCGAGTGTGACCCCGACGATGCCAGACGACGACTCGAAGAGGCAGGCGTATCCGTCAAATCCGGCAACACGGAGTAC is drawn from Haloferax litoreum and contains these coding sequences:
- a CDS encoding transcription initiation factor IIB, with product MKRPTRQREREYDRTRWGGESEDDEVTDEDEIDLDNLDPDEVVRTADGELIHEETGIIIEEERIDPGPEWRAFNHSERQSKSRVGAPTTKTMHDKGLTTTIDWKDKDAYGRSISSEKRSQMHRLRKWQERIRTKDAGERNLQFALSEIDRMASALGVPRSVREVASVIYRRALNEDLIRGRSIEGVATATLYAACRKEGIPRSLEEIAEVSRVERKEIGRTYRYVSQELSLEMRPVDPKKYVPRFSSELDLSKEVRSKANEIIETTAEQGLLSGKSPTGFAAAAIYAASLLCNEKKTQREVADVAQVTEVTIRNRYQEQIEAMGIHA
- the nreA gene encoding DNA repair protein NreA, whose translation is MRLDEFMDIERDERAERRRLAEEKSYGILDHLETFQDRFEETVQGDSLYGGVSPSIFVGRSNYPRVSTGILSPVGHDEDADTFETSAAWYDEGVSISDVFQRRTSLLNSNRGTKVTNVADSWDGFLGTQREVAIADRPVTVEIGLDGKPELDLDAHSDDVATPVGPRARARSADLAENPHVPRAVEKTLEDDDWNAQGAMTYLYRRGFDVYDINTILSAGALGQTQQRRLVPTRWSITAVDDTLGKYLRGTVKHAETIDGVEIYRNEFLGNAFWVILAPGRWEFELVEMKAPGSVWNPDPEAGMYLAADSEGYEGRTSYVNETAGAYHASRLGVLEHLHDRGRQAKALVLRHVSDEYWGPVGVWQIRESIRHAFEGDKADAETFGGAVRDVTNYLPVSLGDLRRKSTMAAGLQTNIFDFG